A genomic window from Coccinella septempunctata chromosome 9, icCocSept1.1, whole genome shotgun sequence includes:
- the LOC123320802 gene encoding uncharacterized protein LOC123320802 isoform X2: MSAGAYCMMINCNNNKKDHPELTFFKLPKKMDIALKWIEFSGRKDIDLQKRYTMCTI; the protein is encoded by the exons ATGTCTGCCGGAGCGTATTGCATGATGATCAATTGTAATAACAATAAAAAAGATCATCCTGAACTAACATTCTTCAAGTTACCAAAGAAAATGGACAT tgctttAAAGTGGATAGAGTTTTCTGGACGTAAAGACATTGATCTACAGAAGAggtacaccatgtg CACAATTTAA
- the LOC123320802 gene encoding uncharacterized protein LOC123320802 isoform X1 translates to MSAGAYCMMINCNNNKKDHPELTFFKLPKKMDIALKWIEFSGRKDIDLQKRYTMCSAHFSCEQFKCLHPRKLLYQESIPCIKGPRGNEHQEFSNDLVFENSSLNNIDIPSTSSNITPGITHNEEEFSNDIIFENISFDNIGKSNI, encoded by the exons ATGTCTGCCGGAGCGTATTGCATGATGATCAATTGTAATAACAATAAAAAAGATCATCCTGAACTAACATTCTTCAAGTTACCAAAGAAAATGGACAT tgctttAAAGTGGATAGAGTTTTCTGGACGTAAAGACATTGATCTACAGAAGAggtacaccatgtgcagtgcaCATTTTTCATGCGAGCAGTTCAAATGtcttcatccacgtaaattatTGTATCAAGAAAGCATTCCTTGCATTAAGGGACCACGTGGGAATGAACACCAAGAGTTTTCCAATGACCTTGTCTTTGAAAATAGTTCACTCAATAATATTG ATATTCCTTCAACATCGAGTAATATCACACCTGGGATTACCCACAATGAAGAGGAGTTTTCTAATGATAtcatctttgaaaatatttccttCGATAATATTGGTAAGTCAAACATTTAG